Proteins encoded in a region of the Deefgea piscis genome:
- the gltA gene encoding citrate synthase: MDKKVTLTYNDGQSTLDFPVLPSTLGPDVVDIRKFSQTGMFTFDPGFLATSSCESKITFIDGDLGQLYYRGYPIEQLAEDSDYLEVCYLLINGELPTVAEKAGFQKTVMSHTMIHDQLTRFFNGFRRDAHPMAMMVGVVGALSAFYQDSLDINNEEHRKVAMFRLISKIPTIAAMCYRYNQGLPFVYPRNDLSYTANFMHMMFSTPCEPYVPNPVLVRALDVIFTLHADHEQNASTSTVRLAGSSGANPFACIAAGIACLWGPSHGGANEAVLVMLDEIGSVDNVPAFMDGVKAKTHKLMGFGHRVYKNTDPRANVMRRICHEVLAEMGLQDDPKFKLAMELEKIALEDPYFIERKLYPNVDFYSGIVQSALGIPVPMFTVIFALARTVGWISHWNEMISDPGMKIGRPRQQYTGAQKRDFVPIDQRG, translated from the coding sequence ATGGATAAGAAAGTCACGCTAACGTATAACGACGGACAAAGCACACTCGATTTCCCAGTGTTGCCGAGCACGCTGGGTCCTGATGTTGTAGATATCCGTAAATTTTCGCAAACGGGGATGTTTACCTTCGACCCGGGTTTTTTAGCAACTTCAAGTTGCGAATCCAAAATCACTTTCATCGACGGTGATTTAGGGCAGTTGTACTACCGTGGCTATCCCATCGAACAGTTGGCAGAAGACTCTGATTACCTCGAAGTCTGCTATTTGTTGATCAACGGTGAGTTGCCAACCGTGGCTGAAAAAGCGGGCTTCCAAAAAACCGTCATGAGTCACACCATGATTCACGACCAATTGACGCGCTTTTTTAACGGCTTTCGCCGTGACGCGCATCCAATGGCAATGATGGTTGGCGTAGTTGGTGCTTTGTCTGCGTTCTACCAAGACAGCTTGGACATCAATAACGAAGAGCACCGCAAAGTGGCGATGTTCCGTTTGATTTCTAAAATCCCAACCATTGCAGCCATGTGCTACCGCTACAACCAAGGTTTGCCATTCGTTTACCCACGTAACGATTTGAGCTACACCGCCAACTTCATGCACATGATGTTCTCAACACCATGCGAGCCGTATGTACCCAACCCAGTGTTGGTGCGGGCGTTGGATGTGATTTTCACTTTGCATGCCGATCACGAACAAAATGCATCAACTTCGACCGTGCGTTTGGCCGGCTCGTCGGGTGCTAATCCATTTGCCTGTATCGCTGCTGGTATCGCTTGCTTGTGGGGCCCATCACATGGTGGCGCCAACGAAGCGGTCTTGGTGATGTTGGACGAAATCGGTTCAGTCGATAACGTACCGGCCTTTATGGATGGCGTGAAAGCTAAAACACATAAACTGATGGGCTTTGGTCACCGTGTTTACAAAAACACCGACCCACGTGCCAATGTGATGCGCCGTATCTGCCACGAAGTATTGGCTGAAATGGGCTTGCAAGACGATCCGAAATTCAAATTGGCAATGGAATTGGAAAAAATCGCGCTGGAAGATCCGTACTTCATCGAGCGTAAACTTTATCCAAACGTTGATTTCTACTCAGGCATCGTTCAATCGGCCTTGGGCATTCCTGTACCGATGTTTACGGTGATTTTTGCCTTGGCACGCACTGTAGGTTGGATTAGCCACTGGAATGAAATGATTTCTGATCCAGGCATGAAAATCGGTCGTCCACGTCAGCAATACACTGGCGCGCAAAAACGCGATTTTGTACCTATTGATCAACGCGGCTAA
- the sdhC gene encoding succinate dehydrogenase, cytochrome b556 subunit translates to MQKTRPKHLALWQIRLPLPGIVSILHRISGLLMFAAIPFMLYALEGSLSSAERFAAFKDCIGNPLVKLFLLAVLWAYLHHACAGTRFLFLDIHKGLDLKTARFTSYLVLAVSLSLTVIIGAITW, encoded by the coding sequence ATGCAAAAAACACGCCCAAAACACCTCGCGCTATGGCAAATCCGTTTGCCACTGCCGGGGATTGTGTCCATCTTGCACCGCATTAGCGGTTTGTTGATGTTCGCAGCCATTCCATTCATGTTGTATGCGCTAGAAGGCTCTTTGTCTTCGGCTGAGCGTTTTGCGGCATTTAAAGACTGCATCGGCAATCCGCTGGTGAAGCTGTTCTTGTTGGCGGTGTTGTGGGCCTATTTGCATCACGCCTGTGCGGGTACGCGCTTTTTGTTTTTAGATATCCATAAAGGCTTGGATTTAAAAACTGCGCGCTTCACTTCTTATCTTGTCTTGGCAGTGAGCTTGTCATTGACCGTCATTATTGGAGCGATCACATGGTAA
- the sdhA gene encoding succinate dehydrogenase flavoprotein subunit yields the protein MSQESTKRPIPVRKFDALIVGAGGAGLRAALQLSEAGVKTAVLSKVFPTRSHTVAAQGGVSASLGNSEPDHWTWHMYDTVKGSDWLGDQDAIEFMCREAPKVVIELEHFGMPFDRNADGTIYQRPFGGHMSNFGEKPVRRACAAADRTGHAMLHALYQRNVRANTQFFVEWMALDLIRDENGTVQGVVAMEMETSEVVIFQAKATLFATGGAGRIYSSSTNAFINTGDGLGMAARAGVPLEDMEFWQFHPTGVAGAGVLITEGVRGEGGILRNSNGERFMERYAPNAKDLASRDVVSRAMVTEINEGRGCGPNKDHVLLDITHLDPEVIMSKLPGIREISIKFAGVDPIKAPIPVVPTCHYQMGGIPTNYKGEVVTGDSTVKGFYAAGECACASVHGANRLGTNSLLDLLVFGKSSGNSMIDYIKSHHESFPEISMKDVERSVARVARLDNQTSGTNVNEARLAMQRTMQAHAGVFRFKDMLAEGVSKILEVEKMVKNTVIADKSKTFNTARLEALELENLIEVAKATMISANARTESRGAHVRDDAIDSPEQPNGRDDKNWLKHSLWFSSDNRLEYKPVNLTPLTVDSVALKTRSY from the coding sequence ATGAGCCAAGAATCTACAAAACGTCCGATTCCAGTTCGCAAATTTGACGCGCTGATCGTCGGCGCGGGTGGTGCGGGATTACGTGCTGCGTTGCAATTGTCTGAAGCGGGGGTTAAAACCGCCGTTCTATCTAAAGTATTCCCAACGCGCTCGCACACTGTAGCAGCGCAAGGTGGCGTTTCAGCTTCATTGGGTAATTCTGAGCCAGATCACTGGACTTGGCATATGTACGACACCGTAAAAGGTTCGGACTGGCTGGGTGACCAAGACGCAATTGAATTTATGTGCCGTGAAGCACCAAAAGTGGTGATTGAGCTTGAGCACTTTGGTATGCCGTTCGATCGCAATGCTGACGGCACGATTTATCAGCGCCCATTCGGCGGCCACATGAGCAATTTCGGCGAAAAACCAGTTCGCCGCGCCTGTGCTGCGGCTGACCGTACCGGTCACGCCATGTTGCACGCTTTATATCAACGTAACGTTCGCGCTAATACGCAATTTTTCGTTGAGTGGATGGCGCTGGACTTGATTCGCGATGAAAACGGTACAGTGCAAGGCGTGGTAGCGATGGAAATGGAGACTTCAGAAGTCGTTATTTTCCAAGCGAAAGCCACTTTGTTTGCTACTGGCGGCGCGGGTCGTATTTATTCTTCTTCTACCAATGCCTTTATTAATACTGGCGACGGTTTGGGTATGGCCGCGCGTGCGGGTGTGCCATTAGAAGACATGGAATTCTGGCAATTTCACCCAACTGGCGTTGCCGGTGCGGGGGTATTGATTACTGAAGGTGTGCGCGGTGAGGGCGGTATTTTACGCAACTCTAACGGCGAGCGCTTTATGGAGCGTTACGCACCGAATGCTAAAGATTTGGCTTCGCGTGACGTGGTTTCGCGTGCGATGGTGACCGAGATTAACGAAGGCCGTGGTTGTGGCCCAAATAAAGATCACGTTTTGCTGGATATTACGCATTTAGACCCAGAAGTGATTATGTCGAAATTGCCGGGTATTCGCGAAATTTCGATCAAATTTGCCGGTGTTGATCCAATCAAAGCGCCAATCCCTGTTGTGCCAACTTGCCACTACCAAATGGGCGGTATTCCGACCAATTACAAAGGTGAAGTGGTCACTGGCGACTCAACGGTCAAAGGCTTTTACGCTGCCGGTGAGTGCGCTTGTGCTTCGGTGCATGGCGCAAACCGCTTGGGTACCAACTCATTACTCGATTTGCTGGTATTCGGTAAATCTTCTGGCAATTCAATGATCGACTACATTAAGTCGCACCATGAATCGTTCCCAGAAATCTCAATGAAAGACGTTGAGCGTTCAGTGGCACGTGTTGCCCGTTTGGATAATCAAACCAGCGGCACGAATGTGAACGAAGCGCGCTTGGCAATGCAGCGCACTATGCAAGCGCATGCTGGCGTATTCCGCTTTAAAGACATGCTGGCTGAAGGCGTTTCGAAGATTCTCGAAGTCGAAAAAATGGTTAAAAACACCGTGATTGCCGACAAATCGAAAACCTTTAATACCGCGCGCCTTGAAGCGCTGGAATTAGAAAATCTGATCGAAGTGGCGAAAGCGACGATGATTTCTGCCAATGCGCGCACTGAATCACGCGGCGCGCACGTGCGTGACGACGCGATTGATAGCCCAGAACAACCGAATGGTCGTGACGATAAAAACTGGCTGAAACACAGCCTGTGGTTTAGCTCAGACAATCGCCTTGAATATAAACCCGTCAATTTAACGCCGCTGACTGTTGATTCTGTCGCGTTGAAGACTCGCTCATACTAA
- a CDS encoding FAD assembly factor SdhE has translation MNEVEFKRIVWRSRRGLLELDLQLERFVSDVLPTLSESELAVYEQVLMLPDWDFLEYVNGKSVCPDAQLAVMIARISAAQQ, from the coding sequence ATGAATGAAGTTGAATTTAAAAGAATCGTGTGGCGCTCTCGTCGTGGATTGTTGGAGTTGGATTTGCAATTAGAGCGCTTCGTTTCCGATGTTTTACCCACGTTATCTGAGTCTGAATTGGCTGTGTACGAACAAGTTTTAATGCTGCCCGATTGGGACTTTTTAGAGTACGTCAATGGCAAGTCAGTGTGTCCTGATGCACAGCTGGCCGTGATGATAGCGCGCATTAGCGCCGCACAACAGTAA
- a CDS encoding succinate dehydrogenase iron-sulfur subunit, which translates to MTTQSVKFRVYRYDPDKDAKPYMQDISVDVDTTTERKLLDALVKLKVVDESLSFRRSCREGVCGSDAMNINGKNGLACITDIDTLKQPIEVRPLPGLPVIRDLIVDMTQFFKQYHSIKPYVINDSPAPDRERLQSQEDRKELDGLYECILCACCSTSCPSFWWNPDKFVGPAGLLAAYRFIADTRDEATSARLDNLEDPYRLFRCHSIMNCVDVCPKELNPTKAIGKIKDLMVKRIS; encoded by the coding sequence ATGACTACCCAATCCGTAAAATTTCGCGTTTATCGTTACGATCCAGATAAAGACGCTAAGCCGTATATGCAAGACATCAGTGTTGATGTCGACACCACCACTGAGCGCAAATTGCTCGATGCCTTGGTGAAACTCAAAGTGGTTGATGAATCGTTGTCATTCCGTCGCTCATGCCGTGAAGGCGTGTGTGGCTCGGATGCAATGAACATCAACGGCAAAAATGGTCTGGCCTGTATTACCGATATCGATACGCTCAAACAGCCAATCGAAGTGCGTCCATTACCAGGCTTGCCAGTGATTCGTGATTTGATCGTCGATATGACGCAGTTTTTTAAGCAATATCATTCGATCAAACCGTATGTCATTAACGACAGCCCAGCGCCGGATCGTGAACGTCTGCAAAGCCAAGAAGATCGTAAAGAGCTTGATGGTTTGTATGAATGCATTTTGTGCGCCTGCTGCTCAACATCATGCCCGTCGTTCTGGTGGAATCCGGACAAATTTGTCGGTCCAGCGGGTTTGTTAGCGGCGTATCGCTTTATTGCCGATACCCGTGACGAAGCCACTAGCGCGCGTTTGGATAATCTAGAAGACCCTTATCGTTTATTCCGTTGCCATAGCATTATGAATTGCGTTGATGTTTGCCCGAAAGAGCTCAATCCAACCAAGGCCATCGGCAAGATTAAAGATCTAATGGTGAAGCGTATTTCTTAA
- the odhB gene encoding 2-oxoglutarate dehydrogenase complex dihydrolipoyllysine-residue succinyltransferase, producing MIVDVLVPQLPESVSEATLVSWKKKVGEAVARDENLIDLETDKVVLEIPAQQAGVLVELLEVDGATVGSLQLIARIDTTAVAQAAPAAAAPVAAVADATVVGMPAAKKLAADAGVNLADVAGTGRDGRVLKEDVQNHLSKPTAAAAPAPVVATSTDGRAEQRVPMSRLRARVAERLLQSQQTNAILTTFNEVNMKPVMDLRNKYKDKFEKEHGVKLGFMGFFVKAVVAALKKYPIVNASVDGNDIVYHGYFDIGVAVGSPRGLVVPIIRNADQLSLADIEKTIADFGKRAQEGKLGVEELTGGTYTISNGGTFGSMMSTPIINPPQSAILGMHATKERAMVVNGQIVALPMMYLAQSYDHRIIDGREAVLALVAIKDAIEDPARLLLDL from the coding sequence ATGATTGTTGATGTCTTAGTGCCACAATTGCCTGAATCAGTATCGGAAGCGACTTTAGTTTCTTGGAAGAAAAAAGTCGGCGAAGCGGTTGCTCGCGATGAAAATTTGATTGACCTTGAAACCGACAAAGTCGTGCTAGAAATTCCAGCACAACAAGCCGGTGTATTGGTTGAATTACTTGAAGTGGATGGCGCAACGGTAGGTAGCTTGCAACTGATCGCGCGTATCGACACCACTGCCGTTGCTCAAGCCGCGCCTGCTGCTGCCGCACCTGTGGCCGCAGTGGCAGACGCAACTGTAGTGGGCATGCCAGCCGCGAAAAAACTGGCCGCTGATGCCGGTGTGAATCTAGCGGATGTTGCCGGTACCGGCCGTGATGGCCGTGTATTAAAAGAAGACGTGCAAAACCATCTTAGCAAGCCAACAGCTGCCGCGGCACCAGCGCCAGTGGTGGCCACTTCAACGGATGGCCGTGCTGAACAACGGGTACCAATGAGCCGCTTGCGCGCTCGCGTTGCTGAACGTTTGCTGCAATCGCAACAAACCAACGCCATCCTGACCACGTTCAACGAAGTGAACATGAAGCCAGTGATGGATTTACGCAACAAATACAAAGATAAATTCGAGAAAGAACACGGCGTTAAACTCGGCTTTATGGGCTTTTTTGTGAAAGCCGTTGTTGCCGCACTGAAAAAATACCCAATCGTTAATGCCTCGGTGGATGGTAATGACATTGTGTATCACGGTTACTTTGATATTGGTGTTGCCGTTGGTAGCCCACGTGGTTTGGTAGTGCCGATCATTCGTAATGCCGATCAATTGTCTTTGGCTGACATCGAAAAAACCATCGCTGACTTTGGTAAGCGCGCGCAAGAAGGCAAGCTTGGTGTTGAAGAGCTCACTGGCGGCACGTACACCATTTCAAATGGCGGTACTTTTGGTTCGATGATGTCAACGCCGATCATTAACCCACCACAATCAGCGATCTTGGGCATGCACGCCACCAAAGAGCGCGCCATGGTGGTCAATGGTCAAATCGTTGCTTTGCCAATGATGTATCTGGCGCAATCTTACGATCACCGCATTATTGATGGTCGTGAAGCGGTATTGGCTTTGGTGGCGATTAAAGACGCGATTGAAGATCCAGCACGCTTATTGCTCGATTTGTAA
- the sdhD gene encoding succinate dehydrogenase, hydrophobic membrane anchor protein yields the protein MVNRHVVGAHYGLRDWLVQRVTAVIMLAYTLGVVAFILFANGASFEAWQALFASTWVKIVTTITIIALLWHAWVGVRDIWMDYIQHIGVKLTMHVLTLLWLLASLIYMVKVVWGVL from the coding sequence ATGGTAAATCGTCATGTTGTCGGTGCGCATTATGGATTGCGCGATTGGTTAGTGCAGCGCGTGACTGCCGTCATTATGTTGGCTTACACCTTGGGTGTAGTGGCCTTTATTCTTTTTGCTAACGGCGCGTCGTTTGAAGCTTGGCAAGCATTGTTTGCCAGCACTTGGGTGAAAATTGTCACCACGATTACGATCATTGCATTGTTATGGCATGCCTGGGTTGGCGTTCGCGACATCTGGATGGATTACATTCAGCATATTGGCGTCAAGCTCACAATGCACGTGCTGACACTGCTGTGGTTGCTCGCTAGCTTGATTTACATGGTTAAAGTTGTATGGGGTGTTTTATGA
- a CDS encoding GntR family transcriptional regulator, whose amino-acid sequence MKKLAAQPLYKQVIREVMTAVEAGEWQDDESLPSEVELGVRFGVSQGTVRKALDSLVTEGVLYRRQGVGTFVAGMNDFLARGQFLPLAGADGVAPKIELLGCVRIHAGEQLADILGLRRGAALWQVRRLLRVSGVVIGLEEMLLPEVGFPNLDIRRIRELKGNLRELCWRDFGVRLRDGEVRYRAVAAGQSEARLLMVDLNEPLLQLVRLARDFEGKPQVWSVAWLKTETLAFEPAPFA is encoded by the coding sequence ATGAAAAAACTAGCGGCGCAGCCTCTATATAAGCAAGTTATACGCGAAGTTATGACTGCGGTTGAGGCAGGTGAATGGCAGGATGACGAAAGTTTACCGAGCGAAGTTGAGCTGGGCGTGCGCTTTGGTGTAAGTCAAGGTACAGTCCGTAAGGCGCTTGATTCCTTGGTGACCGAAGGCGTTTTGTATCGGCGTCAGGGTGTAGGTACTTTCGTGGCAGGAATGAATGACTTTCTGGCCCGAGGACAGTTTTTGCCATTGGCCGGTGCCGATGGTGTAGCGCCAAAAATTGAACTACTTGGTTGCGTACGGATTCATGCAGGCGAACAGCTGGCAGATATATTGGGTTTGCGACGAGGTGCTGCCTTATGGCAGGTGCGTCGCTTACTTAGGGTTTCGGGTGTTGTCATTGGGTTGGAAGAAATGTTGCTGCCTGAGGTAGGGTTTCCCAATCTAGATATCCGACGCATTCGTGAGTTAAAAGGTAACTTACGTGAGTTGTGCTGGCGCGATTTTGGTGTGCGTTTGCGTGATGGTGAAGTGCGCTATCGCGCGGTAGCTGCAGGACAGAGCGAGGCACGCTTACTGATGGTGGATTTAAACGAGCCGCTATTGCAATTGGTTCGTTTAGCGAGAGATTTTGAAGGTAAGCCACAGGTTTGGAGTGTGGCATGGCTCAAAACCGAGACACTTGCTTTTGAACCCGCACCATTTGCATAG
- a CDS encoding 2-oxoglutarate dehydrogenase E1 component: MMKELETNSQLFGGNAPFVEDLYEQYLFDPTSVDAEWRAYFDKLQLSSGNTARDIARAPIEESFRQLAKQPIRAAGVADEGAIERQVNLLRLISAYRIMGSRGASLDPLERMDKVAMPQLDPKTYNLSDSDMAVKLGTNIAGLERATPTEVLGFLKQTYCGNIGLEYMHITDAEERSWVQEFFESSRSQPSFNVEQKKRILKQVTAAETLEQYLHKKYVGQKRFSLEGGDSMIPAVDYLAQAAGAAGVQEMVIGMAHRGRLNMLVNILGKQPRDLFGEFEGRYDTSLASGDVKYHMGFSSDIPTSGGPLHLTLAFNPSHLEIVNPVVEGSVRARQHRRRDVIGDQVLPLLIHGDSAFIGLGTNQGTFNLSQTRGYGTGGTVHLVINNQVGFTTSDIRDNRSTIYSTDIAKMVEAPIFHVNGDDPEAVCLVTDAALKYRQKFHKDVVIDLVCYRKHGHNEADDPFVTQPMMYRQVAKHPGARRKYADRLIAEGVVTAAEADGMIQAYRDALDRGEHVEKTTLTDYKRSHAIDWSKYLGTHWRQPVVTAVPQADLIRLTEKFTAVPEGFKLRANVEKIINERKAMAAGDTPVDFGMAEHLAYATLLTEGHGVRLSGEDSGRGTFNHRHAVLHDQNREKWDHGVHVPLQNLSENQAPFRVIDSILNEEAVLAFEYGYACSEPNELVIWEAQFGDFANGAQVVIDQFITSGETKWGRLCGLTMVLPHGYDGQGPEHSSARVERYLQLCAEHNIQVVMLSEAAQMYHVLRRQMLRPYRKPLIVIMSKKLLKAKNAASPIEHFTNGEFRSVIGEAQELDGKKVKRVVCCSGQVYFDLLAGRSEREIKDIAIVRIEQLYPFPADELKAELSKYPNAKEIMWAQEEPRNQGAWHQLRHRLEDVLEPKQVLQYAGRPSSASPAVGYMSKHNAQLKTLVDDAMKL; the protein is encoded by the coding sequence ATGATGAAAGAACTCGAAACAAATTCTCAGCTTTTTGGCGGCAACGCACCTTTCGTAGAAGATCTTTACGAACAGTATTTATTTGACCCAACTTCGGTAGACGCTGAATGGCGGGCCTATTTTGACAAACTGCAACTCAGTAGCGGCAATACCGCGCGTGATATTGCACGTGCGCCGATTGAAGAGTCATTTCGGCAGTTAGCCAAGCAGCCAATCCGTGCCGCTGGCGTTGCCGATGAAGGCGCAATTGAACGCCAAGTCAACTTACTGCGTTTAATTTCAGCTTACCGCATTATGGGTAGCCGCGGCGCGAGCTTAGATCCATTGGAAAGAATGGATAAAGTGGCGATGCCACAATTGGATCCTAAAACTTACAACCTATCTGATAGTGATATGGCGGTGAAGTTGGGTACCAATATCGCTGGCTTAGAGCGCGCAACGCCAACTGAAGTGCTGGGATTTTTAAAGCAAACTTATTGCGGCAATATTGGCTTGGAATACATGCACATTACCGATGCGGAAGAGCGCAGCTGGGTGCAAGAATTCTTTGAGTCAAGTCGTTCGCAACCGAGCTTTAATGTCGAGCAAAAAAAACGCATTCTCAAGCAAGTGACTGCCGCGGAAACGCTTGAGCAGTATTTGCATAAAAAATATGTGGGTCAAAAACGTTTCTCGCTGGAAGGCGGCGATTCAATGATTCCGGCAGTTGATTATTTAGCACAAGCAGCCGGTGCGGCTGGTGTGCAAGAAATGGTCATCGGCATGGCGCATCGTGGCCGCTTGAATATGCTAGTCAATATCTTGGGCAAGCAACCGCGTGATTTGTTCGGCGAATTTGAAGGCCGTTACGACACTTCGCTGGCATCGGGCGATGTGAAGTACCACATGGGCTTTAGCTCGGACATCCCAACGTCCGGTGGTCCATTGCATTTAACCTTGGCGTTTAATCCATCGCATTTAGAAATCGTTAACCCCGTGGTTGAGGGTTCGGTGCGTGCACGTCAACATCGCCGCCGCGATGTGATTGGTGACCAAGTATTACCGTTATTGATTCATGGTGACTCGGCCTTTATTGGTCTAGGTACCAATCAAGGTACGTTCAATCTGTCGCAAACGCGCGGTTATGGCACTGGTGGTACGGTACATTTGGTCATCAATAACCAAGTGGGCTTCACGACCTCGGACATTCGTGACAATCGTTCGACGATTTACAGCACTGATATCGCCAAGATGGTTGAAGCGCCGATTTTCCACGTCAATGGTGATGATCCAGAAGCCGTTTGCTTGGTGACGGATGCGGCATTGAAATACCGTCAGAAATTCCATAAAGACGTGGTGATTGATCTGGTTTGCTACCGTAAACACGGTCACAACGAAGCCGATGATCCGTTTGTAACGCAACCGATGATGTATCGCCAAGTGGCTAAGCATCCGGGCGCACGCCGTAAATACGCCGATCGTTTGATCGCCGAAGGCGTAGTCACTGCAGCAGAAGCCGATGGCATGATTCAAGCGTATCGCGATGCATTGGATCGCGGTGAACACGTTGAAAAAACCACGCTGACTGATTACAAACGCTCACACGCCATTGACTGGTCAAAATACCTCGGTACGCACTGGCGTCAGCCGGTCGTAACGGCCGTTCCACAAGCCGATTTGATTCGCTTGACCGAAAAATTCACCGCAGTGCCAGAAGGCTTTAAGCTGCGCGCTAACGTTGAAAAAATCATCAACGAACGTAAAGCAATGGCTGCAGGCGATACGCCAGTTGACTTTGGTATGGCCGAGCATTTGGCTTACGCCACCTTGTTGACTGAAGGTCATGGCGTGCGTTTGTCAGGTGAAGATTCGGGCCGTGGTACGTTCAATCACCGCCATGCTGTTTTGCACGATCAAAATCGTGAGAAATGGGATCACGGCGTGCATGTGCCGCTACAAAATCTATCGGAAAACCAAGCACCATTCCGCGTAATTGATTCGATCTTGAACGAAGAAGCCGTTTTGGCATTTGAATATGGCTATGCCTGCTCAGAGCCGAACGAATTAGTGATTTGGGAAGCGCAGTTTGGTGACTTTGCCAACGGCGCGCAGGTGGTCATCGACCAATTTATTACTTCGGGTGAAACCAAGTGGGGCCGTTTGTGTGGCCTGACTATGGTCTTGCCGCACGGTTACGATGGTCAAGGTCCAGAGCATTCTTCAGCGCGGGTTGAGCGTTATTTACAATTGTGTGCTGAGCACAACATCCAAGTGGTGATGTTGTCTGAAGCGGCGCAAATGTATCACGTGCTGCGCCGTCAAATGTTGCGTCCATATCGCAAGCCATTGATTGTCATCATGAGTAAAAAACTCTTGAAGGCAAAAAATGCCGCCAGCCCAATTGAGCATTTTACCAATGGTGAATTCCGCTCGGTGATCGGTGAAGCGCAAGAGCTCGATGGTAAAAAAGTCAAACGCGTGGTGTGCTGCTCAGGTCAAGTGTATTTCGATCTGCTGGCCGGTCGCAGTGAGCGTGAGATTAAAGACATCGCCATCGTGCGAATTGAGCAACTGTACCCATTCCCAGCTGATGAGCTCAAAGCAGAATTGAGCAAGTATCCAAACGCTAAAGAAATTATGTGGGCGCAAGAAGAGCCACGCAATCAAGGCGCATGGCATCAACTACGTCATCGCTTAGAAGACGTGCTGGAACCAAAACAAGTGTTGCAATACGCGGGTCGTCCATCGTCGGCATCGCCTGCAGTGGGTTATATGAGTAAGCACAATGCGCAGCTCAAAACCCTTGTTGATGATGCAATGAAACTGTAA